From the genome of Spartobacteria bacterium, one region includes:
- a CDS encoding transposase, which yields MSRCVRRAFLCGVDKWTGKSYEYRRDWVRDRLKAMSEAFAVDILAFSVM from the coding sequence ATATCGCGGTGTGTGAGGCGGGCTTTTTTGTGTGGAGTGGATAAATGGACGGGGAAAAGTTATGAATATCGGCGGGACTGGGTTCGGGATCGGTTGAAAGCGATGTCGGAGGCTTTTGCGGTGGATATTTTGGCGTTTTCGGTGATGAG